The genomic segment ACAGGAACAGCTTCAAACAGGGAAATGTTTTTTAATGACATGCCCTGAAATTTTACTTCAGGTTTGTCAATCAATTGCTGAAGTGCTGCACATCCGCATATGGTTATAGCAAAGGTTATTAATATGGAGAATATTAATTTTTTATACATTTATTACTGCTCCTTGATGCTTATAATTTACTGGTTTTTTATTATATTTACAACATTTTCCAATATCTCTTCACCTGCTTTTATGCCTTGTTTGTCTGTATATGAAATATCTTTGTATTTGTTATTTTCTCCATATGAATCATATATCTGTCCGTGAAGCGGGGATATAAAAGTATCTGCAATATCAGCAAGATCAAGATCAAGAACAGAATCTCCGGCAGCAACTATCTGATTTATATCTTCCTTGTCTGCAATATGTTTTACTGCATTTTTTTTTGTCAAACACATGGGAACAAAGTATATTTTTCTGCCGTGATAAACAGTTTTCCATTTATTTTCTTGTAAATAATCCTGGAATAATCTGAGTTCCTTTAATGGAGCTGCTTTTTTATAAAAAACACAATATGCAAATAAACCATCTATTTCCCTGAAAAATTTAACCCAGTTATTATTTTGTATGTCTTTAAATTTTTTAGCAATCTCTTGAATTGCCAGGCATTCTTCTTTAATCCTTGTTTTTATTAACTCATTCCACTCAGCCAGGGGTTTTTCATTGACCCAGATATTGCCTCCGTTTTCTGTTACAGCATACTTTGGAGAGATTTGTTCATGAATTGCAAAAACTCTGGAATACTGGGTTCTGGTACGGGTTGTTACAGGTACAAACATACTGGTTTGTGCAGCTTGTTTTAATAAATTAATTGATTTTTCAGTAATATAGGTTACAGGTTCGCCATCTTTGGTTTCTGCAATATAAGTATCATTTTTTTCCCCGTATTTTTTTATCATTTTTTGTGAATAGATTAAAGTCCTGTCCAGATCGCTTGCAAATAAGATCAATGGTTATCTCCCTGTATTCTTTATTGTTTAACAGGCCGGATAAGTCCGCAGCATTGATAAGCTGACAATTTATATTCTTCAATATCTATATTTTTTTCCCCTGCAAGCTGCAAGATATGTTCAAGGTCATTGGAATCAGGAGAAATAAGAATCTTCCAGGGGATTCTTCTGAGCAGTACACGGGTTGTTTCTCCTATGCCTGGTTTAACAAAATTGATATTTTGTATGTTAAAATCTGAGATTATTTTTTCAATATCTTTCATACCTTTCCAGGAGATTTCAGAATCTTGAACATAGGACTTTTCCATGATGGTATCAATTTTATCAAATATTGAACCGCTGTAATATTGAGAGATCATATCAACAAACTGGTTTG from the Desulfonema limicola genome contains:
- a CDS encoding HAD family hydrolase, which produces MILFASDLDRTLIYSQKMIKKYGEKNDTYIAETKDGEPVTYITEKSINLLKQAAQTSMFVPVTTRTRTQYSRVFAIHEQISPKYAVTENGGNIWVNEKPLAEWNELIKTRIKEECLAIQEIAKKFKDIQNNNWVKFFREIDGLFAYCVFYKKAAPLKELRLFQDYLQENKWKTVYHGRKIYFVPMCLTKKNAVKHIADKEDINQIVAAGDSVLDLDLADIADTFISPLHGQIYDSYGENNKYKDISYTDKQGIKAGEEILENVVNIIKNQ